A DNA window from Molothrus ater isolate BHLD 08-10-18 breed brown headed cowbird chromosome 2, BPBGC_Mater_1.1, whole genome shotgun sequence contains the following coding sequences:
- the CLTRN gene encoding collectrin — translation MLRALLLILSVVAIAHAELCKPDAQNAFKVRISIKTALGDNAYAWDANEEYLFKAMVAFAMRRYSSKSTTQISNVLLCNVTDRVSFWFVVTDSSKNVTTVPGSEVEAAIRMNRNRINNAFLLSDKTLQFLKITSTLSPPVEPSTPVWLIVFGVVLCLIVAGIVFLIVSGIQKHKKKNKESTERENLEEKVEVTLENGIPCEALDLKAGHINGVFAADDDRFTSL, via the exons ATGTTACGGGCTTTGCTGCTTATACTTTCTGTAGTTGCCATTGCTCATGCTGAGCTCTGCAAACCAG aTGCACAGAATGCTTTCAAAGTACGGATTAGTATCAAAACAGCTTTGGGAGATAATGCA TATGCCTGGGATGCTAATGAAGAGTACCTCTTCAAAGCAATGGTGGCTTTTGCAATGAGGAGATATTCCAGCAAGAGCACAACTCA AATTTCCAATGTGCTGCTCTGCAATGTGACAGACCGGGTGTCCTTTTGGTTTGTGGTCACAGATTCTTCCAAAAATGTGACCACTGTTCCTGGAAGTGAGGTAGAGGCAGCCATCAG gATGAACCGGAACAGAATCAACAATGCCTTCCTACTGAGTGACAAAACATTGCAGTTCCTGAAGATAACCTCAACCTTATCACCTCCTGTGGAACCATCTACACCTGTCTGGCTTATAGTATTTGGTGTTGTTCTTTGTCTCATTGTGGCTGGGAttgtttttctcattgtttCAGGGATTCAGAAACACAAGAA aaagaataaagagtcaacagagagagaaaatttagAAGAGAAAGTTGAAGTGACACTAGAAAATGGGATTCCTTGTGAAGCACTGGATTTAAAAGCAGGCCACATTAATGGAGTCTTTGCAGCAGATGATGACCGGTTCACATCCCTATGA